A window from Drosophila yakuba strain Tai18E2 chromosome 3L, Prin_Dyak_Tai18E2_2.1, whole genome shotgun sequence encodes these proteins:
- the LOC6532271 gene encoding protein extra-macrochaetae gives MKSLTAVCQTGASGMPALNASGRIQRHPTHRGDGENAEMKMYLSKLKDLVPFMPKNRKLTKLEIIQHVIDYICDLQTELETHPEMGNFDAAAALTAVNGLHEDEDSDMEDADAEAEAEVDPDVLAQRLNAEQPAKVSSPAARLPLTDRQTPNTLVAPAHPQQQQQQQQLQLQQQQLQSQQQLSNSLATPLNAEKDSRQS, from the coding sequence ATGAAGTCCCTGACGGCCGTCTGCCAGACAGGTGCCTCCGGTATGCCGGCCTTGAACGCCAGCGGGCGCATCCAGCGCCACCCCACGCACCGCGGCGATGGGGAGAACGCCGAGATGAAGATGTATCTGTCCAAGCTGAAGGACCTAGTTCCCTTCATGCCCAAGAACAGGAAACTCACCAAGCTGGAGATCATCCAGCACGTCATCGACTACATCTGCGACCTGCAGACCGAGCTGGAAACGCACCCCGAGATGGGCAACTTCGATGCGGCAGCCGCTTTGACGGCGGTGAACGGACTccacgaggacgaggacagCGACATGGAGGATGCGGATGCCGAGGCGGAAGCGGAAGTCGATCCAGATGTCCTCGCCCAGCGTCTGAACGCCGAACAGCCGGCGAAAGTCTCTAGTCCCGCCGCCCGTCTCCCGCTCACCGATCGCCAAACGCCCAACACTCTTGTGGCGCCCGCCCatccgcaacagcagcagcagcaacagcaactgcaactgcagcagcagcaactgcaatcACAGCAGCAACTGTCCAACAGTTTAGCAACG
- the LOC6532269 gene encoding ras-interacting protein RIP3: MDMHRLIFEVQQRPALWDSRHPDHANRPETQRLWNAVAEAVGIDVEVCRTKWKNLRCSYRRSNRRSGLLKHQQTPSQGHQWSYAEAMSFLDGQRLLGEERDNSNNEEEEMEGALKTEAEPMLSTFKSEQVSAADEMEADNDALMREFQNVSTPQALRRLSENISLASAAAEEQVPPTASQMSPNLNQGSAIAAAAASSCHCAKRVDEQVNFLESLEREEQQLMQSTSQDLARCKSVLHVGDSDYNYLISFLPLMKQMTPYQNVYFRAKMGELLLQTMQQPPVQQQSQQRQPQQQLQLQPEQQQQQPSQMLLNQQQMALDQAQVSTSSTNWS, translated from the exons ATGGACATGCACAGGCTGATCTTCGAGGTGCAGCAGCGGCCGGCTCTCTGGGACTCGAGGCATCCGGACCACGCCAACCGCCCGGAGACGCAGCGCCTCTGGAACGCGGTGGCGGAGGCCGTCGGAATCGATG TTGAGGTTTGTCGCACCAAGTGGAAAAATTTGCGTTGCAGTTATCGCCGCAGTAACCGGCGAAGTGGCCTCCTGAAGCACCAGCAGACGCCCTCGCAGGGTCACCAGTGGTCATATGCGGAGGCCATGAGTTTCCTGGACGGCCAGCGATTGCTGGGGGAGGAACGTgataacagcaacaacgaggaggaggagatggaggGTGCGCTGAAGACTGAAGCCGAGCCCATGCTGTCGACCTTTAAGAGCGAGCAAGTCTCGGCTGCGGATGAAATGGAGGCGGACAACGATGCGCTGATGCGCGAATTCCAGAACGTGTCCACTCCGCAGGCGTTGCGCAGGCTCTCCGAGAACATCTCCTTGGCCAGtgcggcggcggaggagcaggtgcCTCCCACTGCCTCCCAGATGAGTCCGAACTTGAATCAGGGAAGTGCCATTGCGGCCGCAGCAGCCAGCAGTTGCCATTGCGCGAAGAGGGTGGACGAACAGGTCAACTTTCTGGAGAGTCTGGAAcgcgaggagcagcagctgatGCAGTCCACCAGCCAGGATCTGGCCAGGTGCAAGAGTGTCCTCCATGTGGGCGACTCCGACTACAACTACCTGATCAGCTTTCTGCCGCTGATGAAGCAAATGACGCCCTACCAGAACGTCTACTTCAGGGCCAAAATGGGGGAGCTACTGCTGCAGACAATGCAGCAGCCGCCGGTGCaacagcagtcgcagcagcgacagccgcagcagcaactgcaactgcagcctgagcagcagcagcagcagccctcGCAAATGTTGTTGAACCAACAGCAAATGGCCTTGGATCAGGCGCAAGTGAGCACAAGCTCCACAAATTGGAGCTGA